From Pseudomonas putida, one genomic window encodes:
- the hemW gene encoding radical SAM family heme chaperone HemW yields the protein MIEVLPTQPRQPGVAGFATLPPLALYIHIPWCVRKCPYCDFNSHAAGPELPEEAYVDALLTDLDQELPAVQGRPISSIFFGGGTPSLFSAHALGRLLRGVEQRIPFAPDIEITLEANPGTFEQEKFKAYRQTGINRLSIGVQSFQPAKLQALGRIHNGDEAIRAAGMARAAGFDNFNMDLMHGLPDQSLDDALGDLRQAIDLGPTHLSWYQLTVEPNTVFWNQPPELPEDDILWDIQEAGQALMAAHGYKQYEVSAYAQAGRAAKHNLNYWRFGDFIGIGAGAHGKLTFADGRILRTWKTRLPKDYLNLAKPFKAGEKLLPVDELPFEFLMNALRLTDGVEAQMFSQRTGLPLAQLAEARRAAEQKGLLQVEPDRLVATPRGQLFLNDLLQYFLT from the coding sequence ATGATCGAAGTGCTGCCCACCCAGCCGCGCCAGCCTGGCGTGGCGGGTTTCGCCACGCTGCCGCCTTTGGCGCTGTACATCCACATTCCGTGGTGCGTACGCAAATGCCCGTACTGCGACTTCAACTCCCACGCGGCCGGGCCTGAGCTTCCGGAAGAGGCCTATGTCGATGCCCTGCTGACCGACCTCGACCAAGAGCTGCCAGCGGTTCAGGGGAGGCCGATTTCGTCGATCTTCTTCGGCGGCGGCACTCCGAGCCTGTTCAGCGCCCATGCCCTCGGCAGGCTGCTGCGCGGCGTGGAGCAACGCATCCCCTTCGCCCCGGACATTGAAATCACGCTGGAAGCCAACCCAGGGACGTTCGAGCAGGAGAAGTTCAAGGCGTACCGGCAAACGGGCATCAATCGCCTGTCGATTGGCGTGCAGAGCTTCCAGCCGGCCAAACTGCAAGCGCTCGGGCGCATCCACAATGGCGACGAAGCGATCCGCGCAGCGGGCATGGCCCGGGCAGCCGGCTTCGACAACTTCAACATGGACCTGATGCACGGCCTGCCCGATCAGTCGCTGGACGATGCGCTGGGCGACCTGCGCCAGGCCATCGACCTGGGGCCGACGCACCTGTCCTGGTACCAACTGACCGTGGAGCCAAACACGGTGTTCTGGAACCAGCCACCGGAACTGCCCGAGGACGACATCCTTTGGGACATCCAGGAGGCTGGCCAGGCCCTGATGGCGGCCCACGGCTACAAGCAGTACGAGGTTTCGGCCTATGCCCAGGCTGGGCGTGCCGCCAAGCACAACCTCAACTACTGGCGCTTTGGCGATTTCATCGGCATCGGCGCTGGCGCCCACGGCAAGCTGACCTTTGCCGATGGGCGCATCCTGCGCACCTGGAAGACCCGCCTGCCCAAGGACTACCTGAACCTGGCCAAGCCGTTCAAGGCTGGCGAGAAGCTGCTGCCGGTGGACGAACTGCCGTTCGAGTTCCTGATGAACGCCCTGCGCCTGACCGATGGCGTGGAAGCCCAGATGTTCAGCCAGCGTACCGGCCTGCCACTGGCACAGCTGGCTGAGGCCCGCCGCGCCGCCGAACAAAAAGGCCTTTTGCAGGTCGAACCGGATCGGTTGGTGGCCACGCCCCGCGGCCAGTTGTTCCTCAATGACCTGCTGCAGTATTTCTTGACCTAA
- the rdgB gene encoding RdgB/HAM1 family non-canonical purine NTP pyrophosphatase, with product MMNLQQLVLASHNAGKLKELQAMLGQTVQLRSIGEFSQVEPEETGLSFVENAILKARNAARISGLPALADDSGLAVDFLGGAPGIYSARYADGKGDAANNAKLLEALKDVPQDQRGAQFVCVLALVRHADDPLPILCEGLWHGRIMFEASGDQGFGYDPLFWVPERNCSSADLAPADKNQLSHRARAMVLLRQRLGLA from the coding sequence ATGATGAATCTCCAGCAACTCGTATTGGCCAGCCACAATGCCGGCAAACTCAAGGAACTTCAGGCCATGCTCGGCCAGACTGTACAACTGCGCTCGATCGGTGAGTTCAGCCAGGTAGAGCCGGAAGAAACCGGCCTGTCGTTCGTCGAAAACGCCATCCTCAAGGCGCGTAATGCCGCACGCATTTCCGGGTTGCCGGCGCTGGCCGACGACTCCGGGCTGGCGGTCGACTTTCTCGGCGGCGCGCCAGGCATCTACTCGGCGCGTTATGCCGACGGTAAGGGCGATGCAGCAAACAACGCCAAACTGCTCGAAGCACTCAAGGATGTCCCGCAAGATCAGCGCGGCGCCCAGTTCGTCTGTGTGCTGGCGCTGGTACGCCATGCCGACGACCCACTGCCCATCCTCTGCGAAGGCCTGTGGCATGGGCGCATCATGTTCGAAGCCAGCGGCGATCAAGGGTTTGGCTATGACCCGCTGTTCTGGGTGCCTGAGCGCAACTGCTCGAGCGCCGATCTCGCGCCTGCCGACAAGAACCAGCTCAGCCACCGCGCGCGGGCCATGGTCCTGCTGCGCCAACGTCTGGGCCTGGCATGA
- a CDS encoding DUF4426 domain-containing protein, whose product MRRLALFLISLCLALPALAADAAKAERKEVFGDVTVHYSAFTSSMLQPDIAAATGLVRSKNQGVLNIAVLKASKPAMAVVSGTVKDLTGRSNPLSFKQITDRGAIYYIAQFKIDQAETLTFDLNVETGGISHKLSFNQEVFPGE is encoded by the coding sequence ATGCGTCGCCTAGCCCTGTTCCTGATCAGCCTGTGCCTGGCGCTGCCGGCACTGGCGGCCGATGCCGCCAAAGCCGAGCGCAAGGAGGTGTTCGGCGACGTGACGGTGCACTACAGCGCCTTCACCTCCAGCATGCTGCAGCCGGACATTGCCGCCGCCACTGGGCTTGTACGCAGCAAGAATCAGGGGGTGCTCAACATTGCCGTGCTCAAGGCCAGCAAACCCGCCATGGCGGTGGTCAGCGGCACGGTGAAAGACCTCACCGGGCGCAGCAACCCGTTATCGTTCAAGCAAATCACCGATCGCGGCGCGATCTACTATATCGCCCAGTTCAAGATCGACCAGGCCGAGACGCTGACCTTCGACCTGAATGTCGAAACCGGCGGGATCAGTCATAAACTCAGCTTCAACCAGGAAGTGTTCCCAGGCGAATGA
- the metW gene encoding methionine biosynthesis protein MetW → MRADLEIIHDWIPAGSRVLDLGCGSGELLASLRDRKQVTGYGLEIDPDNIAACVAKGVNVIEQDLDKGLGNFASNSFDVVIMTQALQAVEYPDRILDEMLRVGRQCIITFPNFGHWRCRWYLATKGRMPVSDFMPYTWYNTPNIHFCTFADFEQLCHERRAKVLDRLAVDHLHRNGWGGRLWPNLLGEIGIYRVSSPGLQEHPLAV, encoded by the coding sequence ATGAGAGCCGATCTGGAAATCATCCACGACTGGATTCCCGCCGGCAGCCGGGTACTCGACCTGGGCTGCGGCAGTGGCGAGCTGCTGGCTTCGCTGCGTGACCGCAAGCAGGTTACAGGCTACGGGCTGGAAATCGACCCCGACAACATCGCCGCGTGCGTGGCCAAAGGCGTCAACGTCATCGAACAGGACCTGGACAAAGGCCTGGGCAACTTCGCCAGCAACAGCTTCGACGTTGTGATCATGACCCAGGCCCTGCAGGCCGTGGAGTACCCCGACCGCATTCTCGACGAGATGCTTCGGGTGGGCCGCCAGTGCATCATCACCTTCCCGAACTTCGGCCACTGGCGTTGCCGCTGGTACCTGGCAACCAAAGGCCGCATGCCGGTTTCGGACTTCATGCCGTACACCTGGTACAACACGCCGAACATCCACTTCTGCACATTCGCCGACTTCGAACAGCTGTGCCATGAGCGCCGCGCCAAAGTCCTGGACCGCCTGGCCGTCGACCACTTGCACCGCAACGGGTGGGGCGGCCGGCTTTGGCCTAATCTGTTAGGGGAAATCGGCATCTACCGCGTCAGTAGCCCAGGCCTGCAGGAGCACCCGCTCGCGGTCTGA
- the metX gene encoding homoserine O-succinyltransferase MetX has product MSTVLPEDSVGLVTPQIARFDEPLALACGRSLASYELVYETYGTLNTNASNAVLICHALSGHHHAAGYHAATDRKPGWWDSCIGPGKPIDTNRFFVVSLNNLGGCNGSTGPSSVNPATGKPYGADFPVLTVEDWVHSQARLADRLGIQQWAAIVGGSLGGMQALQWTMTYPDRVRHCVDIASAPKLSAQNIAFNEVARQAILTDPEFHGGSFQDQGVIPKRGLMLARMVGHITYLSDDSMGEKFGRELKSDKLNYDFHSVEFQVESYLRYQGEEFSGRFDANTYLLMTKALDYFDPAAANGGDLAATLAHVTADYCIMSFTTDWRFSPARSREIVNALMAARKNVCYLEIDSPYGHDAFLIPTPRYMQGFANYMNRIAI; this is encoded by the coding sequence ATGTCCACTGTCCTTCCCGAAGATTCCGTCGGTCTGGTTACACCGCAAATAGCCCGGTTCGATGAACCGCTGGCCTTGGCCTGTGGCCGCTCCCTGGCCAGCTACGAGCTGGTCTACGAGACCTATGGCACCCTCAATACCAACGCCAGCAATGCTGTGCTGATCTGCCATGCGCTGTCTGGCCACCATCACGCGGCCGGCTACCACGCTGCCACCGACCGCAAGCCCGGCTGGTGGGACAGCTGCATCGGCCCCGGCAAGCCGATCGACACCAACCGTTTCTTCGTGGTCAGCCTGAACAACCTCGGTGGCTGCAACGGCAGCACTGGCCCCAGCAGCGTCAACCCCGCCACCGGCAAGCCGTATGGCGCCGATTTCCCGGTATTGACCGTCGAAGACTGGGTACACAGCCAGGCACGCCTGGCCGATCGCCTGGGCATCCAGCAGTGGGCGGCCATCGTCGGCGGAAGCCTCGGCGGCATGCAGGCCCTGCAGTGGACCATGACCTACCCCGACCGCGTGCGCCATTGCGTCGACATTGCCTCGGCACCTAAGTTGTCGGCGCAGAACATCGCCTTCAACGAAGTGGCGCGCCAGGCCATCCTCACCGACCCTGAATTCCACGGCGGCTCGTTCCAGGACCAGGGCGTGATCCCCAAGCGTGGTCTGATGCTGGCGCGCATGGTCGGGCATATCACCTACCTGTCCGACGACTCGATGGGTGAAAAGTTTGGCCGGGAGCTCAAGAGCGACAAGCTCAATTACGACTTCCACAGCGTGGAATTCCAGGTAGAGAGCTACCTGCGCTATCAGGGCGAAGAGTTCTCCGGGCGCTTCGACGCCAACACCTACCTGCTGATGACCAAGGCGCTGGACTACTTCGACCCGGCGGCAGCCAATGGCGGCGACCTGGCCGCGACCCTGGCCCACGTCACAGCCGACTACTGCATCATGTCGTTCACCACCGACTGGCGGTTCTCGCCGGCTCGCTCGCGTGAGATCGTCAATGCCCTGATGGCGGCACGCAAGAACGTCTGTTACCTGGAGATCGATTCCCCTTACGGGCACGATGCCTTCCTGATTCCCACGCCTCGCTACATGCAGGGTTTCGCGAACTACATGAACCGCATCGCCATCTGA
- a CDS encoding YggT family protein, with amino-acid sequence MNALSGAAIFVVQTLVSLYLVIVLLRFVLQLVKANFYNPLCQFAVRATQPLLKPIRRIIPSVGGLDTSSLLLAVVIQALLMGFVLMVTYGTFGDVLHLLMWAIIGITSLFLKIFWVAMIVMVIVSWVAPNSHNPAAELAYQISEPVLAPFRRIVPNLGGMDISPIFAFIAIQVLQSFVMPPLAAYAGMPQELWRMI; translated from the coding sequence ATGAATGCATTGTCCGGCGCCGCGATCTTCGTGGTGCAAACCCTGGTCAGCCTGTACCTGGTGATCGTCCTGCTGCGTTTCGTGCTACAGCTGGTAAAGGCCAACTTCTACAACCCGCTGTGCCAATTCGCGGTGCGCGCCACGCAACCGCTGCTCAAGCCGATCCGTCGCATCATCCCAAGCGTCGGCGGCCTGGATACCTCGTCGCTGCTGCTGGCAGTGGTGATCCAGGCTCTGCTGATGGGCTTCGTGCTGATGGTGACCTACGGCACCTTCGGTGATGTGCTGCACCTGCTGATGTGGGCGATCATCGGCATCACCTCGCTGTTCCTGAAGATTTTCTGGGTCGCGATGATCGTCATGGTGATCGTGTCCTGGGTGGCGCCGAACAGCCACAACCCAGCGGCCGAGCTGGCCTACCAGATCAGCGAACCCGTGCTGGCGCCGTTCCGCCGCATCGTACCCAACCTGGGCGGCATGGACATTTCGCCGATCTTCGCCTTCATCGCGATCCAGGTGCTGCAATCGTTCGTCATGCCCCCGCTGGCAGCCTATGCCGGCATGCCGCAGGAACTGTGGCGGATGATCTGA
- the proC gene encoding pyrroline-5-carboxylate reductase translates to MSKTRIAFIGAGNMAASLIGGLRAQGLDATQIRASDPGAETRTRVQAEHGIEVFEDNAQATAGADVIVLAVKPQVMKTVCEALQPNLQDGQLIVSIAAGITCASLQAWLGARPVVRCMPNTPALLRQGVSGLYATAEVTSTQHQQAEQLLSAVGTALWLEHEHQLDAVTAVSGSGPAYFFLLIEAMTAAGEKLGLPRETATQLTLQTALGAAHMAVASDVDAAELRRRVTSPAGTTEAAIKSFQSNGFEAIVEQALAAAAKRSAELAEQLGK, encoded by the coding sequence ATGAGCAAGACACGTATTGCTTTCATCGGCGCCGGCAACATGGCTGCCAGCCTGATCGGCGGCCTGCGCGCCCAAGGCCTGGACGCCACGCAGATCCGCGCCAGCGATCCAGGCGCCGAAACCCGCACCCGGGTCCAGGCCGAGCACGGTATCGAGGTATTCGAAGACAACGCACAAGCCACCGCCGGGGCCGACGTGATCGTCCTGGCAGTCAAACCGCAGGTGATGAAAACCGTCTGCGAGGCCCTGCAGCCGAACCTGCAGGATGGCCAACTGATCGTTTCGATTGCCGCCGGCATCACCTGCGCCAGCCTTCAGGCCTGGCTAGGCGCCCGCCCGGTGGTACGTTGCATGCCCAACACGCCGGCCCTGCTGCGCCAAGGCGTCAGCGGGCTGTATGCCACCGCCGAAGTCACCAGCACACAGCACCAGCAGGCCGAGCAGCTGCTATCGGCCGTGGGCACCGCCTTGTGGCTTGAGCACGAACACCAGCTCGATGCCGTGACAGCGGTTTCGGGCAGCGGTCCGGCCTATTTCTTCCTGCTGATCGAAGCCATGACTGCCGCCGGCGAGAAGCTTGGTCTGCCACGCGAAACCGCTACCCAGCTGACCCTGCAGACCGCACTGGGTGCCGCGCACATGGCGGTGGCCAGCGACGTTGACGCCGCCGAGCTGCGCCGCCGGGTCACTTCGCCAGCCGGCACCACAGAGGCCGCGATCAAGTCGTTCCAGAGCAACGGTTTCGAAGCCATTGTCGAGCAGGCACTGGCCGCCGCAGCGAAGCGTTCTGCCGAGCTGGCCGAGCAATTGGGCAAATAA
- a CDS encoding YggS family pyridoxal phosphate-dependent enzyme, with product MSTIADNLRALAARIDSAAKAAGRDPASLTLLAVSKTKPASAIRELHAAGVCDFGENYLQEALAKQQDLQDLPLIWHFIGPIQSNKTKAIAEHFDWVHSVDRLKIAQRLSEQRPPSLPPLNICLQVNVSGEASKSGYAPEDLPGLANAVATLPNLRLRGLMAIPEPSEDRAEQEAAFASLRQLQEGLNLGLDTLSMGMSHDLEAAIAQGATWVRIGTALFGARSYGPV from the coding sequence ATGTCCACCATAGCAGACAACCTTCGCGCCCTTGCCGCCCGTATCGATAGCGCAGCCAAGGCGGCTGGGCGCGACCCGGCCAGCCTCACGTTGCTGGCAGTCAGCAAGACCAAACCGGCCAGTGCCATCCGCGAGCTGCATGCCGCAGGGGTATGCGATTTCGGTGAGAACTACCTGCAGGAAGCCCTGGCCAAACAGCAGGACCTGCAGGACTTGCCCTTGATCTGGCACTTCATCGGCCCCATTCAGTCGAACAAGACCAAAGCCATTGCCGAGCATTTCGACTGGGTACACTCCGTGGACCGCCTGAAGATCGCCCAACGCCTGTCTGAACAGCGCCCACCCAGCCTGCCGCCACTGAACATCTGCCTGCAGGTGAATGTCAGCGGCGAGGCCAGCAAATCGGGCTATGCGCCCGAGGACTTGCCGGGCCTGGCCAATGCCGTGGCCACACTGCCCAACCTGCGCCTGCGCGGGCTGATGGCCATCCCCGAACCCAGCGAAGACCGCGCCGAGCAAGAAGCCGCCTTTGCCAGCCTGCGCCAGCTGCAGGAGGGCCTGAATCTTGGCCTTGATACCCTGTCCATGGGCATGAGCCATGACTTGGAAGCCGCCATCGCGCAGGGTGCGACCTGGGTGCGTATCGGCACCGCCCTGTTCGGGGCCCGCAGCTACGGCCCCGTCTGA
- a CDS encoding type IV pilus twitching motility protein PilT — protein sequence MDVTDLLARAGDAGASDLHLAAGEIPMLRVEGELRRMALPSMTPLALTNALAPLLDERRRQQWAQGDEQDLALELPPLGRFRLNLFRQLNGPAATFRLIPKRIATLDELDLEDVFRSVAQWTDGLILLGGPTGSGKSSTLAALVDQLNRQRPLHIITLEDPVEVIHSSQRSLVNQREIGRHCRDFSQGLRSALRQDPDVIVIGELRDLETIRLALRASETGHLVLATVHTRSAAGSVDRLVDVFAAEEKPLVRAMLAESLRMVVAQVLVKRAGGGRVAAREVLVGTSAVRNLIREGRMAQLNSVMQAGAAQGMRTMEGALQRLKAQGLIGAV from the coding sequence ATGGACGTGACTGACCTGTTGGCTCGGGCTGGCGATGCAGGGGCGAGCGACCTGCACCTGGCCGCGGGCGAGATACCGATGCTGCGCGTGGAGGGTGAACTGCGGCGCATGGCGCTACCGAGCATGACGCCTTTGGCGTTGACCAATGCCCTGGCGCCGCTGCTCGATGAGCGCCGGCGCCAGCAGTGGGCGCAAGGTGACGAGCAGGACCTGGCACTGGAACTGCCCCCGCTTGGGCGCTTTCGCCTGAACCTGTTTCGCCAGTTGAATGGCCCGGCGGCCACCTTTCGCTTGATCCCGAAGCGGATCGCGACACTCGACGAGCTCGACCTTGAAGATGTGTTTCGTTCTGTTGCGCAGTGGACTGACGGCCTGATTCTGCTCGGTGGGCCTACCGGCAGTGGTAAGTCCAGCACGTTGGCGGCGCTGGTCGATCAGCTGAACCGGCAGCGGCCCTTGCACATCATCACCCTCGAAGACCCTGTCGAAGTTATCCACAGCAGCCAGCGAAGCCTGGTCAATCAGCGTGAGATCGGTCGACACTGCCGCGATTTTTCCCAAGGGTTGCGCAGCGCCTTGCGTCAGGACCCGGACGTGATCGTCATAGGCGAATTGCGCGACCTGGAGACGATTCGCCTGGCGTTGCGGGCTTCGGAGACCGGGCACCTGGTGTTGGCAACCGTACATACGCGCTCGGCTGCCGGTAGTGTCGACCGGCTGGTGGACGTGTTTGCCGCCGAGGAGAAACCGCTGGTGCGGGCGATGTTGGCGGAGTCATTGCGCATGGTGGTTGCGCAGGTGCTGGTCAAGCGTGCGGGGGGCGGGCGGGTGGCAGCCCGGGAGGTGCTGGTGGGTACGTCTGCGGTGCGCAACCTCATCCGCGAGGGGCGCATGGCGCAATTGAATTCGGTGATGCAGGCGGGTGCTGCGCAGGGTATGCGCACGATGGAGGGGGCATTGCAGCGATTGAAGGCGCAGGGATTGATCGGGGCCGTGTAG
- a CDS encoding C40 family peptidase, which yields MPPLLKTWLTLCLLLPLAAHATNREQRLPNGFTGYTTNATVKRAPSKHIAMRARATNAGQVHNLPVAAMSPKQSSDVLSRAVNVLGTPYVWGGSSPKKGFDCSGLVKYAFNEVADVDLPRTSNAMAKGHGVKVAKSDLKPGDLIFFNIKSRRVNHVAIYLGNDRFIHAPRRGKRVSIDNLSKPYWQKHYVVAKRVLPKQPQQLALAKR from the coding sequence ATGCCGCCTTTGTTAAAGACATGGCTGACCCTCTGCCTATTATTGCCCCTGGCCGCCCACGCCACCAACCGTGAGCAACGTCTTCCAAATGGTTTCACCGGCTATACCACCAATGCCACGGTGAAACGCGCACCGAGCAAGCACATCGCGATGCGTGCACGCGCCACTAACGCTGGCCAGGTGCACAACCTGCCGGTCGCCGCCATGTCGCCGAAACAGAGCAGCGACGTGCTTAGCCGCGCCGTGAATGTGCTCGGCACACCTTATGTTTGGGGCGGCAGCAGCCCTAAAAAAGGGTTCGATTGCAGCGGGCTGGTCAAGTATGCCTTCAACGAGGTGGCTGACGTCGACCTGCCGCGCACCTCCAATGCCATGGCCAAGGGCCACGGCGTGAAGGTGGCCAAAAGCGACCTGAAGCCTGGCGACCTGATCTTTTTCAACATCAAGAGCCGCCGCGTCAACCACGTCGCCATCTACCTGGGCAACGATCGCTTCATCCACGCACCGCGCCGCGGCAAGCGGGTGAGCATCGACAACCTGAGCAAGCCTTACTGGCAGAAGCATTACGTCGTGGCCAAGCGGGTGCTGCCGAAGCAGCCGCAGCAGTTGGCTCTGGCCAAGCGCTGA
- a CDS encoding NINE protein, with translation MNSYEHGAPFHDTHSKVIGYLLWIFGFTGSHRFYYGKPITGTIWFFTLGLLGIGWLIDLFLIPSMDREADLRFQSGRIDYNIAWVLLTFLGIFGVHRLYQGKWITAIIYFFTGGLFLVGVLYDFWTLNGQISQANAERR, from the coding sequence ATGAACAGTTATGAACACGGGGCGCCGTTTCACGACACCCACAGCAAGGTCATTGGCTACCTGTTGTGGATTTTCGGCTTCACCGGCTCGCACCGCTTCTACTACGGCAAGCCGATCACCGGGACCATTTGGTTCTTCACGCTGGGCTTGCTGGGCATAGGCTGGCTGATCGACCTGTTCCTGATCCCGTCGATGGACCGGGAGGCCGACTTACGCTTCCAGTCTGGGCGCATCGACTACAACATTGCCTGGGTACTGCTGACCTTCCTCGGCATTTTTGGCGTGCATCGCCTGTACCAGGGCAAGTGGATCACCGCGATCATCTACTTCTTTACCGGTGGCCTGTTCCTGGTGGGTGTGCTGTATGACTTCTGGACGCTGAACGGCCAGATTTCCCAGGCCAACGCCGAGCGCCGTTGA
- a CDS encoding SPOR domain-containing protein has translation MAAKKKPAPKRGASRTQAPAKQPIPGWIWLAVGLTVGAFIVFLMKLEPGGGDIKRAQPDQQKPAKVAEAGKTATATTQQPVKPKYDFYTLLPESEVIVPPEAVPEKTPPVPAQPVTPVTPAEAAKIDTARAQAALLGQTPPPAPPVIKPAATTQYFLQAGSFRKQADADRVRAQIILLGQTVKVESGTVKDETWYRVLVGPYSNREQLTGAQKQLAGAGFSNLLLQQRQTRQ, from the coding sequence TTGGCTGCCAAGAAAAAACCAGCTCCGAAGCGCGGCGCAAGCCGCACCCAGGCACCGGCCAAACAGCCGATTCCCGGCTGGATATGGCTGGCAGTCGGCCTGACGGTCGGCGCCTTCATCGTCTTCCTGATGAAGCTCGAGCCTGGGGGCGGCGACATCAAGCGCGCCCAGCCCGATCAGCAGAAGCCCGCGAAAGTGGCCGAAGCGGGCAAGACCGCGACGGCCACGACGCAGCAGCCGGTAAAGCCCAAGTATGACTTCTACACCCTGCTGCCCGAGTCGGAAGTGATCGTGCCGCCAGAAGCCGTGCCTGAGAAGACGCCGCCTGTCCCAGCCCAGCCGGTGACCCCGGTCACACCTGCCGAAGCGGCGAAAATCGACACTGCGCGCGCCCAGGCCGCACTGCTGGGCCAGACGCCACCGCCGGCGCCACCAGTGATCAAACCTGCAGCCACCACGCAGTACTTCCTTCAGGCGGGCTCGTTCCGCAAGCAGGCTGACGCCGACAGGGTGCGGGCGCAGATCATCCTGCTGGGCCAGACGGTGAAGGTGGAATCAGGCACGGTCAAGGATGAAACCTGGTACCGCGTGCTGGTCGGCCCCTACAGCAACCGCGAGCAGTTGACCGGTGCGCAGAAGCAACTGGCCGGCGCAGGGTTCAGCAACCTGCTACTGCAGCAGCGGCAGACCCGCCAGTAA